The segment TGTAGGTCGCGGGGTCTTTGTGACAAGCCTTGCACGCCACGCCTTTATGATAGGATTTCAGTTCAAACCCCGTTCGCTTCTCGTGATTGAATCCGGGCGATTCCGTCTTCATATGACATTGCGAACAGTCGCCGTCCACGGCATGGCAGCCTGCGCAGTCCTGATGGGGATCGTCCCGTACATGTTTTGGGGCGTCGCCGTTTCGGTTGTGGCAGCGATTGCAGTTTTCCTGGCGATGACAGTTCACGCATCGTTTTCCGAAGACTTGGACATGTTCCTTGTGGTTGAACGTGACCAGCATGCCTTCTTCGAGACCGGGCGTCCGGTAGATCAACTTGTCGGGTTCCGCGACGTTGGGATGAAGTTTTCCAGTCGTATCGGATAGATCCGGCTTCGGTTCGATGGGCTGGCCCGGCTCACGTTCCTCGTGACATTTGATGCAATCGGTTGAACCGCTCCAATCGCGATGGCACGAAAGGCACTGGCGATGGTATGCGCCCCGCAGCCCGGGCTTCCAGAGATTGCCGGGCTGGGTAAAGTCGCCGTGGCATGCGCTGCAAGGCTGCGGCTTTTCGGCTGTGGCCTCCTCATGGTGGTGGCAGATTTCGCACCCGTCCGACATCGCTTCCATGGCCGCATGAAGCCGGTGCGGAAATACCACCGGCATATACAGTTCGGACATTTTGTCAATCAGGATGACGTCGGGCGCGGACTGGCTTTCCGCGAATCTTTTATCGGCATCCTTCATCTCCGGGCGAAGGCATTTCTTCAGGCACGGATCTTCCTTCGTGGGCTTTTCACACGTATGGCAGGGAGAGCAATCGTTTCCCGGTTTTGCATGCATTTCCGCTGAGAGGGAACGTGCAACGAGAACGACTGCCGCCATCGCGACAAAGACAAGGCACATTGAAGCGGATTTACTCACGGCTGGATGCCCCATGGTTTCGGCCTTATTTCGCATGGGAAGCCTCCGTGCCAGCCGCCGCGTCCTGCCGTGTCAAAACGGGAAAGATGGTGACGGCCGCGCGATACGCCAAAATCAATGTAGCGGTCAGTCCCAGACTGACTAAAATTTCCACAAGGCTTGGGAAATATGCTTTGGTCATATACGGCGGGCGATAGGCAATCAGAAAGACATTCAGACGGTTCAGGATGATGCCCGCAATAATCAGGGAACAGGCGGACATCAGCAAGGCGGGAGACTTGCGTACCCGGCGGGAAACCAGCATCACCAACGGCACAAGCACTCCGGCCACGACTTCGATGGCCAGCATTACAGAGGCCAGCGACAACGGGAAAAAATGCTCAAAGGCACCGCGTATCGTGAAGTCGGAAATCTTGGCAAGGGCGTAGAGCCCCAGAAACAACGCACCCAATTTGGCCAACGAACCGAGTAAATCCATCGGGGGTTTCCGGTTGAACGACCACGCTGCGTACAACTGTTCGAAAATGACCATCGGGAATCCGACCGCGATGGCCGACAACAAAAAGAGGCCCGGCAGGACCGGCGTCCACCACAGTGGACTGGTCTTGTAGGGCGCAACTAAAATCAACGATCCCAAGGCGCTCTGGTGCATACACGACAAGACGACGCCGAGAATCAGGATTAGGAACATGATCTTCGTCACAATGCTCCCGCCTGTCGCAAGAAACTCGTTGGAAACCCGGTTCAATCGCGACAACGGCCCGGGCAAATTTACCCGGCCCGCAAATCGCTCAATGAACATCGGCG is part of the Candidatus Hydrogenedentota bacterium genome and harbors:
- a CDS encoding cytochrome c3 family protein, whose protein sequence is MRNKAETMGHPAVSKSASMCLVFVAMAAVVLVARSLSAEMHAKPGNDCSPCHTCEKPTKEDPCLKKCLRPEMKDADKRFAESQSAPDVILIDKMSELYMPVVFPHRLHAAMEAMSDGCEICHHHEEATAEKPQPCSACHGDFTQPGNLWKPGLRGAYHRQCLSCHRDWSGSTDCIKCHEEREPGQPIEPKPDLSDTTGKLHPNVAEPDKLIYRTPGLEEGMLVTFNHKEHVQVFGKRCVNCHRQENCNRCHNRNGDAPKHVRDDPHQDCAGCHAVDGDCSQCHMKTESPGFNHEKRTGFELKSYHKGVACKACHKDPATYKGLRRECSACHAADWSPPNFDHAKSGKITLDENHAGTDCAGCHPNGMGAPINCEACHEKTFVYPQKSPGAPVGAPAPEQPPSPPQS
- the hybB gene encoding Ni/Fe-hydrogenase cytochrome b subunit, translated to MSHHPREPIPVKFWTPGVYLLCGIAAAGVMAALYRLVFGLQASTNLTDRFPWGIWIAYDVEGRVALSAGGFTMAALTHVFNRHKYEPIVRSALLVALLGYSCAVVGLLMDLGRYYNAWHPAMPWMWQGNSVLFEVGMCVMAYLTVLYLEFSPMFIERFAGRVNLPGPLSRLNRVSNEFLATGGSIVTKIMFLILILGVVLSCMHQSALGSLILVAPYKTSPLWWTPVLPGLFLLSAIAVGFPMVIFEQLYAAWSFNRKPPMDLLGSLAKLGALFLGLYALAKISDFTIRGAFEHFFPLSLASVMLAIEVVAGVLVPLVMLVSRRVRKSPALLMSACSLIIAGIILNRLNVFLIAYRPPYMTKAYFPSLVEILVSLGLTATLILAYRAAVTIFPVLTRQDAAAGTEASHAK